The Mucilaginibacter terrae region CGAATGTTGGGACCGGCATTGTTGGCTATCCGAAACCCGGCATACCCCGTACCCTGACCGCAATTTGTTGCATTAACCGTTCCTACCGTTCCGTTTTTTGATTTGTTAAGCAGCAAACCACACGCGCCGGCATTACTGGCCGTTACGGTGCCAATGGTAAAACCGTCTACTCCGTAGGTTTCAACGGCGTTATCGCCCGAGCCGCTGATATTACAACTGGTGAGGGTGAAGTTGCGAGACCAATCGCCTTTGCTGTCGTCAACCCGGATGCCTAAACCCGATGACGAATTAAGTGTCATGGTAATATTGCTCAGGGTAATGTTGCTGCAGGTTTTTAGCCAGATGCCATACCGTGGGTTACCGCTAACCTTCATGTTTTTAACTTCTATGTCGGTACGGCGTTCGCCTTGTATGGGTACAATTAACTGGTCGGTGCTGTTGCAGGTAAAGGTTGTGTTGCCAAAATCGAGTATGGTATAGCTTGGAATATTTACCGCTTTTATAGCACCGCCAGATTGGCCCGAACTACCTGAATTTTTAATTAAAACGGTTTCTTTGGTGGTACGGCCCGCAGTTAGATTATTGCACGCAGCTTGTATAGCTGCAATGTAATCGGTACCGGTATATTTGGTTACACCGTTTACTTTGGCAGTAAAGGTACCGCCCGAGCCGGTTACCTCGGCAGAGCTTGTTGCGGCCGGGCGAATGTTACTGCCATCATCGGTAGCGACAGTGGTTTCTTCGGGCGTGGTTGATTGTTTTTCTTTCTGGCAGCTGCTGAAGCACAAAAACAGGCTAACAGCAAAGCCCATGTGGAGTAAACTCCAAGGCAGGTTTTTTCTTTTCATAAAGGTTTTTAGTTGGTTTTCAGATAATTGGTAAAACGAATGTGACACATATTACCATGATAACTATCCTGCACCTTCCTGAACTTAAACGAAAGTTTTATTTAACCCGCCAACAAATAGCAGGGGCTCCTTTTAGGTATCTTTTAGTTAAAAGATGTTAAATAAAAAATTGACATGCATTTGTAAACAATATGCCTGTTATTTTCGGGCTGAAATAAATAATTGACTGATTTACATTATATAATTATCTTTGCAGGATGTTTAAAAAGCAACGTGCTATAATTGCAGGTTTATTTGTTGCCATAATACTTGTAACCGGTAGCTGCAAAAGCAGTTACGAGAAGTTAAAAGAGAGTAACGACCGGGCTAAGCAATATCAGCAAGCCATAAAATTTTATAATAAAAAAGACTACTCAAGAGCATTGGAGCTGTTTGAGCTTTTAACGCCTAAATACCGCGGCCACGGTGAGGCCGAAGAGTTGTTCTTTTACTATGCATATGCTAACTACTATTTAAAGGATTATACCTCGGCACGTTACCATTTTAAAAACTTTGCCGATATGTACCCGGCCAGTAACCGCTCTGAGGAGTGCCGTTATATGTCGGCCTATTGCTACTACCTTGATTCGCCAAACCCAACACTCGATCAGGAGAATACAACTAAAGCAATTGAAACCCTTCAGTTGTTTATTAACTTGTACCCTAAGAGCGAACGTAGTGTGGAGGCTGGTAAACTTATACAAAACCTACGCGATAAGCTTGAAACCAAAGCTTACTTAGCATCGAAATTGTACTTTGACATGGGCGATTATTTATCGGCAGTAATGTCGTTCAACAATGCCCTGCGCGATTACCCCGACACTAAATACGGTGAAGAAATGGAATACCTGATCGTAAATGCACAATACATGTATGCTAAAAACAGTGCCGAGTACCGCCAGGAAGATCGTTTTACCCAAACTATTACCTTTGCCGATCAGTTTAACGAGAAGTTTCCGGAGAGTAAGTACAAAGGTGATGTTGCTGATTTCCGTAAAAATAGCGAGCGTGGAATTGAAAATGCCAAACGCGTACTGGCCGCATTAGCAGCCGAAGGCAAACTGGCCAAAAAGATAGCTAAAGACAGTACCCGTTCAACAGGGCAGCAACAGTCCATAACTGACAAACAAAATCAAAAAAGTCCGCAATAATAAAATATAAAGAAAATGAGCAAAGATCTTAATAATAAACCAGCTGTTGCAAGCAGCACCGTGACCCGCGATTTGCGTGATTTAGACAGAACCACCAACAACTTGTATGAGTCGATCGTGATTATGTCGAAACGTGCTAACCAAATCTCTAACAACATTAAAGAGGAGTTACACCAAAAACTTTCGGAGTTTGCATCATCAAATGATAATCTGGAAGAAGTATTTGAAAACCGCGAGCAAATCGAAATTTCTAAACACTACGAGCGTTTACCTAAGCCAACTTTGGTTGCCGTTCAGGAGTTTTTAGAAGATAAGGTTTACTTCCGTAACCCAAACAAAGAGTAAGTTGCCCCCCCGGGAGGGAGGATTTAATTTATATGCCGGATATTAAGTAATTAATATCCGGTTTTTTTATGCTCACCCAACTCGTCTCCGGGAGGGTTAGATTGGGCAATTGCGGGCAACTATCCTTATTCTGCTTTTTTATAATATTTTTGCACTATGCTCGAAGGCAAAAAAATTGTTTTAGGCGTATGCGGAAGCATAGCGGCCTACAAAGCGGCCACACTGGTTAGGCTATTGGTTAAGGCCGGGGCCGAGGTTCAGGTTATAATGACGGCCGATGCTGCCAGCTTTATTACCCCGCTTACGCTTTCTACCCTGTCAAAAAAACCGGTACTGGTGAAATACTTCGAGGCTGAAACCGGTGTTTGGAACAACCATGTAGAACTGGGATTATGGGCCGATTTATTTATTATAGCTCCGGCCAGTGCCAATACTTTGGCTAAAATGGCTAACGGGCAGTGCGATAATTTGCTTACGGCCGCTTACCTATCGGCCAAATGCCCCGTGTATTTTGCGCCTGCTATGGATTTAGATATGTGGCGACACCCGGCTACGCTTAATAACGTTCAAAAACTAAAAAGCTACGGCAATATCCTAATTCAACCCGGTACTGGCGAACTGGCCAGTGGGCTGCATGGCGAAGGCCGTATGGCCGAACCGGAAGATATTCTGAATTTCATCACTGCGGATATAAATAAAACGCTACCCTTAACCGGGAAAAGCATACTGGTTACCGCCGGCCCCACTTATGAGGCTATTGACCCGGTGAGGTTTATAGGCAACCATTCATCAGGCAAAATGGGATTTGCCATTGCCGATGAATTGGCTAAACAAGGTGCTATGATCACATTAGTGAGTGGCCCATCGGCTTTAATAAGTAAGCAGCCGGGTATTAAGCGGGTTGATGTAACATCAGCTGCCGAAATGCTTGAAGCTTGCACCACCTATTTTGAAAATGCCGATGCCTGTGTAATGAGCGCCGCCGTGGCCGATTATACCCCGGTAACCGTAGCCGATCAAAAAATCAAGAAGAAGGAAGATACCTTTTGTATTGATTTAAAAAAGACCACCGACATATTAAAGGTATTAGGCGAACGCAAACAAGCCAACCAGTTACTCATAGGCTTTGCACTCGAAACACAAAACGAAGAGCAAAACGCCATCGATAAGCTGCATAAGAAAAACCTCGATCTCATTATTCTCAATTCGCTGAATGATAATGGTGCCGGTTTTAAATTCGATACCAACAAGATAACGATGATTGACAGCAGTTTGCAAAAAACCACCTTCGATACCAAAAGCAAAACCGAAGTAGCTGCTGATATATGTGATAAAATAATAGCTTTGATAAAATGAAAAAGCTTATCCTGTACATTGCTGCCTGCCTGATAGGTTTTACCGCTTCGGCGCAAGACCTTAATGCACGTGTACAGGTGCTATCGCCTAAAATTGCCACTACCAACAAGCGTATATTTACCACGCTGCAAACCGCCATGCGCGATTTTCTGAATGGCCGCAAGTGGAGCGCTGATGCCATACAGCCTGATGAAAAAATTGATTGCAGCTTTATTTTAACCATTACCGCCTGGGACAACGGCACCAGCTTTAGCGGCGAGTTGCAGGTACAATCAACCCGTCCGGTATTTAATGCCTCGTATAATTCGCCGGTATTTAGCATTAACGACCGCGATTTTGATTTTACGTATACCGAAGGGCAAACCATTGACTTTAATAACCAGAGCTTTCAAAGCAACCTGGCATCGGTATTGGCCTATTACGCGTATACCGTATTGGCGTTTGATTACGATAGTTTTTCGAAATTTGGCGGAACACCGTATTATGCCAACGCACAATCGGTAGTTATAAATGCACAAAGCTCGTCATACCGTGGCTGGAAAGCGTTTGATAATAACACTAACCGCTACTGGCTATCCGAAAACACCATGAGCGGAACCTACATTCCGCTGCGTGAGTTTTTATATACTTATCATAGATTAGGCATTGACCGCATGGTTGAAAATGCCGCCACTGCACGCCAAACTATTTTTACCGCCCTTCCGTCGCTTACTCAATTAGACCGTGTGCGTGTTGGTGCTACCCTCCCAACCCTATTCTTTTTGGCTAAACGCAATGAGCTGGTTTCCATTTTTTCGAAGGCCGACCCGCAAATGCGCACTCAAGCAATGAACATTTTATTACAGGCTGACCCGGCTAACGGGAACCTTTATAAGTCCCTGCAACAATAATTTCATTTTTTTCTTGCATATACGAAATCTATCGTAGATATTTGTACGAAGAAATTCGTACATGATGAATATTAAACCTACAGAGAGCGAACTGGAAATATTACAAGTGCTTTGGAACAAAGGCAACTGTACCGTTCGGGATGTGCATGAGGAATTAACCAAGACCAAAGACGCCGGCTATACTACCACGCTTAAACTGATGCAGATCATGCACGACAAAGGCTTGGTTACGCGTGATTCATCGGCCAAAACACATATTTACCAAGCCGCTTTTAGCGAACAGCAGGCACAAAAAACCGCGCTCGATAAAATTATCACCACGGTATTTAAAGGTTCGGCTGCCGAACTGGTTATGCAGGCACTGGGCAACCACAAGGCATCAAAAGATGAGATTGATGCGATCAAGGACTATCTGAAAAAATTTGAATAACCACACCCAACCCTTATAACAATGGAAACAGTATTGTATAATTTAGGACAAGCGGTAGGCGCCGCCATTATTCATTCGTTATGGCAGGCCTTGTTGGTATACCTGGTATTACGGGCTATGCTTGCGGCCCTGCCGGGCATTAGTGCAGGCGGAAAATACAACTTATCGGTTGCTGCTTTAATGAGCATTAGCTTGTGGTTTTTGTTTACACTGGTTATGCAACTCTATGATCAAAACTGGGGCAACAACGATGCATTGCAGGAAACTTACCCGTTAACGTTACAGGCGATGAGCAAATCGGCCGTGCAGGTTTACCAGGATTACAGCTTAAGCCTGCGCCCCCACCTGCCCTACATCAGTTTATTATACATGTGCGGTTTAATACTGCAAACTACCCGATTAATGTGGAACAGGCAGCAGCTTAACCAACTCAAACAATCGTTTATACAAAATGATGCTTTAAGTGAGCAGGTAAGCCGTTTGGCAAAAAGACTTTCGTTAAACAAAACGGTGTTCATTGGTTTAAGCAAGTACGTTACCGTTCCATGTGTGGCCGGTTATTTAAAGCCCATCCTGCTTTTACCGGCATCGGTATATACCTGCCTTTCGGCTGCCGAAATTGAAGCCATTATTATACATGAACTGGCGCACGTAAAACGGCACGATTACCTGGTTAACTACATGCAACAATTATTGGCTACGGTAATGTTCTTTAACCCTTTTACGCATTTAATAAACCGCATTATTAATACCGAGCGCGAAAACTGCTGCGACGACATGGTAGTGAGCGTAACCGGCCAACCTTTAAACTATGCCTACGCCCTGCTCAAATTGCAAGAAACACAAACACATCAAAACACGCTGGCACTTGCAGCCACCGGTAAAAACTACACCCTCCTAAATCGAATAGAACGTATCATGAAAACACAAAAACCAAGCGGTAACATTCGCCACCTCGTTTTTTCGCTGGCACTGTTAGCCGGTAGTATTTGCAGCATTGCCTGGTTAAATCCTGAATTTAAAGATGGCAAATTAGTGGTTAGGCCGGTAAAGGCATTTAATGCCCGGCAAAACGTATTAACCGATACGCTGCCCAAACATCACAAAATGCCTGAAACTTTAAAGGTTGTTAAAACATCAAAACCAAAGTTGCCCAAGGCTGCAAAACCAGCATCAACAGAAGATATTGGTTATGCCGTAAGTTATTCTGACGATCCAAAACTGGATCGCTTAACCAGGGAAGTTGACAAGCAGGCTGCAATTATAGACAAGTATTATAACAGCCCCAAGTATCTCAAACTTCAGCAAGAGCTGGAAAAAGTGGGAGAAAAATTGGATATGTTTCAGGAATCGCCTGAAATAAAGGGGTTGCAGGAAAGATTTGAAAAACAAAGCTCATCTTTTGATGCACTTAATAACGATCCGCAAATAGAAAAAATAAACAGCCAGATAGATGAACTGAGCAACAACATAGACCAGTATTACAACAGTACCGAATATAAAAAAGCGTTGGATAATTATGAAAAAGCTGAAAAAGAATTGGGCAATATAGCAAACCCCAACAGCAATACTTATAAAGCGCGTTACAAGGCGTTTCAAAAAGCAGCAGATAACTTTAACAAATATCAGCATAGCCAGTATATCAAAAATCAGCAAGATGAAATTAGAATACTAAGCGGTAAAATGAGGGAATTTTACAATAGTGCCGAATATGTTAAGCAGCGCGACGCGATCAAACTAATGTCGGATAGTATAGGCAAAGCTTTTCATAACCCAAAAATGAAAGGTTACCGTGAGCAAATGAATGCTTTGCAAAAACAGCTGCAGCTGCTTCAATCCACACCAGAGTTAAAATTGGCCCATCTTCGCTTAAAGCAAGCATCTCAACGGGTGCGCGAGTATATGAACAGCGCAGAATTTAAAAAGCGCAACCCAACTTACATGAGTAATGGTTATACCCATCAGTTAAAAAAGACAAAAGTTGAAAAACTTGAGATCAAAGAAAAACCTAAAGAGATCATCATACTTGAACCTACAATTAATTAACCAACTTAAAGGCGCTCTAACAAGCGCCTTTTTTATGCACTATACTTACGCTTAAAACACCAAATGCTAATATTGTTAGACATTATTTAGGTATTTGAATATCTTTGTCTACAAGGATATTTACACATGCTTCAGCAGCTAACCATTAATAACTACGCATTAATTGATAACCTCGACATTAGTTTTGATGCCGGGCTAAACATTATAACCGGCGAAACCGGTGCCGGTAAATCCATTATACTGGGTGCATTATCGTTAATACTGGGTCAGCGGGCCGAGAGTAAGTACTTTTTTAATCAGCAAAAAAAGTGCGTTATAGAGGGTACCTTTAAAATAGGCGGGTTTCATTTAAAAGCATTTTTTGAAGACAATGACCTGGATTATGAAGTAGAAACGGTGTTAAGGCGAGAAATATCGTCGGATGGTAAATCACGTGCTTTTGTGAACGATACGCCGGTTAACCTGGCAACGCTTAAACTATTGGGCGAGCAGCTTATCGACATCCACTCGCAACAAGCCACTCGCGAAATTAACGATCCGGCATTTCAGCTATTGGTGGTTGACGGCGTGGCTAAACATCAGCCTTTGTTGTTGGAGTATCAATCCGGTTTTCGTGCTTACAAAAAAGCTAATACCCGGTTACAGCAGTTAATAACTGATAGCAATAAGGCCAAGGCCGACCTTGATTATTACCAGTTTCAGTTTGATGAACTGGAGAAAGCCGCATTGCTGGCTGATGAGCAGGAAGAACTGGAAAAAGAACTTTTTACCTTAAACAATGCCGAAGAAATTAAGCGCAACTTAACCGGCGCGTTGTATTTGTTGCAGGATGGTGAATCGGCCGTTACGTTACAACTAAAGGAGGCTAACCAGCAGCTGGCTTCGCTCGAAAAATTCAACCCCGATATTGCCGAGCTGCACGAGCGTTTGAACAGCACCCTTATTGAGTTGAAAGACATTGCTGCCGAAATTGAAATACTGGAGCAACGTACCCAAACCAATGAGGCCCGGGCCGACGAGGTAAACACCCGTTTGAGTTTGATTTATAACCTGCAAAAAAAACATCGCGTAACCAGCAATGCCGAACTACTGGCCATACAGGAAGATCTTTCGGGCAAAATACAGCAGGCATTGTTTGGCGATGAGGAAATAGACGCGTTACAAGAACAGATTAAACTGCAAAAGGCCGATTTGGAAAGACTTGCCGAACAGCTATCGGCTAACCGCATCAATGCCCTCCCAGATATTGAGAAGCAGGTAATGGATACCCTGGCCGAAATGGGCATGGGCAATGCTCAAATTAAAATTGAACATACCCACAACGCCGATAAAGAACTCACCAAAAACGGTACCGACCAAATCCGTTTCCTGTTCACCGCCAATAAGGGCCATAACCTGGCCGAGATGAGCAAGGTGGCATCGGGTGGTGAGCTTTCGAGGCTCATGCTGAGCATTAAGTCGATCATTGCCAAGTATACTTCCTTACCAACCATTATTTTTGACGAGATAGACACCGGCGTATCGGGCGAGGTGGCCAACAAAGTGGGTATTATTATGGAACGCCTGGCCAAAAACCTTCAGGTAATGACCATTACACACCTGCCGCAAATTGCCAGTAAAGGCCAAAGTCACTATTTTGTGTATAAGGATACCGAAACTGATACCACCTTTACCCAACTACGCAAACTAAACAATGACGAGCGTGTGCTCGAAATTGCTAAAATGCTGAGCGGTGACAAGCCGGGAGAAAGTGCGCTGCAAAATGCGAAGGATTTGTTGAAGATATAAACATTAACCGTCACAGCAATTACGAATTTCTTATGGCCTGCTACCGCGATAACGTGTTTGTTATACATATGGCTTAGTGACAAATAATTTCTACCTTTACCCCCCGATTAACAATTCGAAAGAACATGGCTTATAATTTATTACAAGGTAAAAAGGGTATCATTTTCGGTGCTCTTGATGAAAAATCAATTGCCTGGAAAACAGCCCAACGCTGCAAAGCCGAAGGTGCCGAACTGGTATTATCCAATGCCCCTATTGCCCTGCGTATGGGTACCATTAATCAACTGGCCGAAGAGGTGAATGCCCCTGTTATTCCGGCTGATGTTACCGTAACCGCCGATATTGAAAATTTATTTACCCAGGCCCAGGAACACTTTGGCGGTAAAATAGATTTCGTACTGCACTCTATTGGCATGAGCATTAACGTGCGCAAAGGCATACATTACACCGAAAACAATTATGAGTTTTCGCACAAAGGCATGGACATTTCGGCCTTGAGCTTGCACCGTATTTTACAGGTTGCCATGAAACAGGATGCCATTAACGAGTGGGGTTCGGTTGTTGCTTTATCATACATTGCCGCTCAACGTGTATTCCCTGATTATAATGACATGGCCGATAATAAGGCTATGTTAGAAAGCATTGCCCGTAACTTTGGTTACCAATACGGTGTTAAAAAGAATGTACGTATCAATACCATATCACAATCGCCAACCCGCACCACTGCAGGTTCGGGCGTTAAAGGCTTTGATGGCTTTGTTGATTTTGCCGAAAAGATGAGTCCGCTGGGTAACGCCACTGCCGACCAGTGTGCCGATTACTGCGTAACCCTGTTCTCCGATTTAACTAAAATGGTTACTATGCAAAATCTTTTCCATGATGGTGGATTCTCCTACACCGGCGTAACCCAAGCTATCATCGATCAAATGACTAAATAATCCTCCCAGGAATATACCTATTGAAAGCCACGTTAAATAACGTGGCTTTTTTGTTTTGAATATTAACTAAATTTTTAGTTAATTTGAATTATGCTGAAGTATGGGTTTATATTATTACTGTTTTGTCCGCTACTGTCGTGGGCACAATATACCATATCAGGCAAAATCATCAATCTGTATGATAAAAAACCTATTGCCAAAGCCAGTGTATTTTTAAGTAATACCACCGTAGGCAGTGCAAGCGGCGAAGATGGCAGTTATACACTCAGTAATGTAAAACCAGGCCAATATGATATGGTGGTGTCGGTAGTGGGATATGAAACCTTTCATAAAACGGTACTAATCAGTAATAATCTCAACATTCCGTACATAGAGCTTACGCCCAAAACAGTTGAATTAAATGCCGTATTGGTTAAGCCCGATCCTAACTGGCAACAGAATTACAGATTATTTAAGGAGGAGTTTTTTGGCCGTTCGCCCGAAGCTGAACAATGTAAGATACTTAACCCTGAGGTCTTAAATTTGGATTTTGACAAAAGCAAGAATGAACTTACAGCCAGTTCTAACGGCTATCTTGAAATTGAAAACAAAGCTTTAGGCTATAATATCAAATACAACCTGGTAGAGCTTAAACGTAACTACCGCAGCGGTATAACATTTTATATGGGCAATACCTTGTTTACAGATATGCAAGGCAAATCATCGCAACAAAAAAAATGGCGCAAGGCTCGTTTAAACGCATATTTAGGCTCAAGCGAGCACTATTTCCGTTCTATTATCAGCAACACTTTAACCGAAGCTGGCTTTAAAACCTTCCCACTACTCCGAAGGCCAAATCCACAACGGAAACCTGATAGTTTAATTAAAGCCAAACTTAAACAGTTTAGAATGGCATCATTGCTAAATGGCACACACAATTTTCAACGTAATGACTCGCTCAACTACTGGGCCGAACAAAACCGCCTACCTAAAACGGTTGATTATTTGGTTACCAAACCGCTACGTGTAGATAGTTTGGTAAAACGCACTGATGTAAAAGGAATTTTTGCCCTTAGTTACAACGAAATTTTGTATATTGTTTACATTAAAAAAAGTGATGATGGGAGCTTACAAAACAAACCGATGAATGCGCCAAACAATCCGGCTACCCTCATGACTATTAAGGAACCCTATACCTTTTTTGATTTGAATGGAATTATTATTAATCCAACATCATTTTTATACGAAGGAGCTTGGGGAACCGACCGCGTAGCTAAATTACTCCCGGTTGATTACGACCCGGCCGAAAAAGAACACAAACCTTAATACCATATCACACAACACACACCACAAAGCAAAACGGCCGCTAATTTCTTAGCGGCCGTTTGCATTTATGTTATTAAAACTTATCCCTGCTGCTCTGCTTCGGGAGTTTTGCTTTCACCGTTGTGTTTAGCATTTATTTTTATTTCGTTGGCTTCTTTGTCAAAGTCAACTTCCATAACGTCACCATCAGCTAATTCGCCTTTCAATATTTCCTCGGCAATCGGGTCTTCGAGGTATTTTTGAATGGCACGTTTAAGTGGACGTGCGCCAAAGTTCTCGTCGTAACCACGTTCGGCAATTACTTCTTTGGCATTTTCGGTCAACTCAATTTTGTAACCTAAGCTGTTTATACGGCCAAATAATGAGGCTAACTCAATATCAATGATTTTGTAAATGTTCTCTTTAGTTAAAGAGTTAAATACAATCACATCATCAACACGGTTCAAAAACTCAGGGGCAAAAGCACGTTTCAGTGCGTTTTCAATTACACCTCTCGAATGGGCATCGGCTTGGTTAACTTTGGCAGCAGTGTTGAAACCAACACCTTGTCCAAAATCCTTTAACTGGCGTGCACCAATATTTGAGGTCATGATGATAATGGTATTCCTGAAATCAACCTTACGACCTAACGAGTCGGTTAGCTGACCTTCATCCAACACCTGTAAAAGAATATTGAAAACATCAGGGTGAGCTTTTTCGATCTCATCTAACAATACCACCGAGTATGGTTTACGACGTACTTTTTCGGTTAATTGTCCACCTTCTTCATAGCCTACGTAGCCCGGAGGCGCACCAACTAAACGTGATACGGCAAATTTTTCCATGTACTCGCTCATGTCAATTTGAATGAGGGCTTCCTCAGAATCGAACATAAAACGGGCAAGCTCTTTAGCAAGCTCGGTTTTACCAACACCGGTAGGACCTAAGAAAATAAACGAACCGATCGGTTTTTTCGGATCTTTCAGTCCGGCACGGGTACGTTGAATGGCACGGGTAAGCTTTTTAATAGCATCATCCTGACCAATAATTTTACCTTGAATATTGTTGGTCATGTTCAACAGTTTTTGGCTGTCGGCTTGCCCAACTTTTTGTACCGGTATACCGGTCATCATGGCAACCACTTCAGCAACATTATCTTCTGTTACGGTGTAACGTTTCGACTTTGTTTCAGCTTCCCAGGCTGCTTTAGCTTGTTCCAGTTCCTCGAGCAAGTGCTTTTCGGTATCACGAAGTTTTGCGGCTTCTTCATACTTCTGGCTACGAACTACACGGTTTTTCTCAACCTTGATCAACTCTATCTTCTGCTCAATATCCAGGATGTTATCCGGAACATGAATATTGGTTAAGTGTACACGCGAGCCAGCTTCGTCTAAAGCATCAATAGCTTTATCGGGTAAAAAGCGGTCGGTAATGTAACGTGCAGTTAAGCTAACGCAAGCGTTAATAGCTTCAGGAGTATAGGTTACGCCATGGTGCTCTTCGTATTTATCCTTAATGCGGGTTAAAATCTCGATAGTTTCATCTGGCGAAGCCGGTTCAACCATTACCTTTTGGAAACGACGGTCTAACGCACCATCTTTTTCAATGTACTGGCGATATTCATCTAAGGTAGTTGCGCCAATGCACTGGATTTCTCCACGGGCCAAAGCCGGTTTAAACATGTTCGAGGCATCTAAAGAGCCCGAAGCACCACCAGCACCAACAATAGTATGAATCTCATCAATGAA contains the following coding sequences:
- a CDS encoding DNA-directed RNA polymerase subunit omega — translated: MSKDLNNKPAVASSTVTRDLRDLDRTTNNLYESIVIMSKRANQISNNIKEELHQKLSEFASSNDNLEEVFENREQIEISKHYERLPKPTLVAVQEFLEDKVYFRNPNKE
- the porD gene encoding type IX secretion system protein PorD, whose product is MKKLILYIAACLIGFTASAQDLNARVQVLSPKIATTNKRIFTTLQTAMRDFLNGRKWSADAIQPDEKIDCSFILTITAWDNGTSFSGELQVQSTRPVFNASYNSPVFSINDRDFDFTYTEGQTIDFNNQSFQSNLASVLAYYAYTVLAFDYDSFSKFGGTPYYANAQSVVINAQSSSYRGWKAFDNNTNRYWLSENTMSGTYIPLREFLYTYHRLGIDRMVENAATARQTIFTALPSLTQLDRVRVGATLPTLFFLAKRNELVSIFSKADPQMRTQAMNILLQADPANGNLYKSLQQ
- a CDS encoding right-handed parallel beta-helix repeat-containing protein translates to MKRKNLPWSLLHMGFAVSLFLCFSSCQKEKQSTTPEETTVATDDGSNIRPAATSSAEVTGSGGTFTAKVNGVTKYTGTDYIAAIQAACNNLTAGRTTKETVLIKNSGSSGQSGGAIKAVNIPSYTILDFGNTTFTCNSTDQLIVPIQGERRTDIEVKNMKVSGNPRYGIWLKTCSNITLSNITMTLNSSSGLGIRVDDSKGDWSRNFTLTSCNISGSGDNAVETYGVDGFTIGTVTASNAGACGLLLNKSKNGTVGTVNATNCGQGTGYAGFRIANNAGPNIRVTTVNSTGCGRGFFSVTSSNGCTIGTLNAKNCESHGALLENAQQIQINGGTISGNGSDGIRFSTTLSYICRDNIVQNLNVSGNAFGIRETAPSNYNTVKNCKLNGNGLSLAGPNSVSTGNTL
- a CDS encoding outer membrane protein assembly factor BamD — its product is MFKKQRAIIAGLFVAIILVTGSCKSSYEKLKESNDRAKQYQQAIKFYNKKDYSRALELFELLTPKYRGHGEAEELFFYYAYANYYLKDYTSARYHFKNFADMYPASNRSEECRYMSAYCYYLDSPNPTLDQENTTKAIETLQLFINLYPKSERSVEAGKLIQNLRDKLETKAYLASKLYFDMGDYLSAVMSFNNALRDYPDTKYGEEMEYLIVNAQYMYAKNSAEYRQEDRFTQTITFADQFNEKFPESKYKGDVADFRKNSERGIENAKRVLAALAAEGKLAKKIAKDSTRSTGQQQSITDKQNQKSPQ
- the coaBC gene encoding bifunctional phosphopantothenoylcysteine decarboxylase/phosphopantothenate--cysteine ligase CoaBC — encoded protein: MLEGKKIVLGVCGSIAAYKAATLVRLLVKAGAEVQVIMTADAASFITPLTLSTLSKKPVLVKYFEAETGVWNNHVELGLWADLFIIAPASANTLAKMANGQCDNLLTAAYLSAKCPVYFAPAMDLDMWRHPATLNNVQKLKSYGNILIQPGTGELASGLHGEGRMAEPEDILNFITADINKTLPLTGKSILVTAGPTYEAIDPVRFIGNHSSGKMGFAIADELAKQGAMITLVSGPSALISKQPGIKRVDVTSAAEMLEACTTYFENADACVMSAAVADYTPVTVADQKIKKKEDTFCIDLKKTTDILKVLGERKQANQLLIGFALETQNEEQNAIDKLHKKNLDLIILNSLNDNGAGFKFDTNKITMIDSSLQKTTFDTKSKTEVAADICDKIIALIK
- a CDS encoding M56 family metallopeptidase, producing METVLYNLGQAVGAAIIHSLWQALLVYLVLRAMLAALPGISAGGKYNLSVAALMSISLWFLFTLVMQLYDQNWGNNDALQETYPLTLQAMSKSAVQVYQDYSLSLRPHLPYISLLYMCGLILQTTRLMWNRQQLNQLKQSFIQNDALSEQVSRLAKRLSLNKTVFIGLSKYVTVPCVAGYLKPILLLPASVYTCLSAAEIEAIIIHELAHVKRHDYLVNYMQQLLATVMFFNPFTHLINRIINTERENCCDDMVVSVTGQPLNYAYALLKLQETQTHQNTLALAATGKNYTLLNRIERIMKTQKPSGNIRHLVFSLALLAGSICSIAWLNPEFKDGKLVVRPVKAFNARQNVLTDTLPKHHKMPETLKVVKTSKPKLPKAAKPASTEDIGYAVSYSDDPKLDRLTREVDKQAAIIDKYYNSPKYLKLQQELEKVGEKLDMFQESPEIKGLQERFEKQSSSFDALNNDPQIEKINSQIDELSNNIDQYYNSTEYKKALDNYEKAEKELGNIANPNSNTYKARYKAFQKAADNFNKYQHSQYIKNQQDEIRILSGKMREFYNSAEYVKQRDAIKLMSDSIGKAFHNPKMKGYREQMNALQKQLQLLQSTPELKLAHLRLKQASQRVREYMNSAEFKKRNPTYMSNGYTHQLKKTKVEKLEIKEKPKEIIILEPTIN
- a CDS encoding BlaI/MecI/CopY family transcriptional regulator, yielding MMNIKPTESELEILQVLWNKGNCTVRDVHEELTKTKDAGYTTTLKLMQIMHDKGLVTRDSSAKTHIYQAAFSEQQAQKTALDKIITTVFKGSAAELVMQALGNHKASKDEIDAIKDYLKKFE